TTTTATGTAGGTGGAGTTGTGATTACCTCAAAAATGCAACAAGATAGAACTACTAAATATCTTCGAAATTACCCCAAAAGCAGAGACATGAATGACCAGCTCCACCAATTCCATGGAGCCTGAGAATACACCCTGAATTTTCGGAGGATAGAATTAATTTTGCTGCATGGACTTGACAACGAATTGCCCTGACTGACGTAACAGACAACGGAGTAGATACGCCTTGTATTCTCGCAGGTTCAGTTTGGAGGAGGAGACAAGTGACAAAGTCAGTGCGTGTCATACGCCATTAGGACCTCACACGCGTTCATGAATTATGGTGGCCCCTTGATCAATGTCCGTATGGTACATCCTTTTgtctgcttctgcttctttcAAGATGTAGGCGCAATATAAAGTGCTCGGTTTCACCGACATCTAGAACGTGGTCACATCGTTGGAGAGGAAAAACTAAAGATTGTTTATCATGAAGCCACGAGTATGAGTGTTGCTACCGATACATGAAGaacttttattttgtgctcTGCCATTAGCATGAGGGTCGCTGCAGATACAGTAAAAAAATCGGGATGGTGGGATGGGGTCTCACGTGTTTTCCACGGGCTCCTCTCGGTGTTACTCAAATTTAGTACTAGTAAAACCGTAGTGAAATAGGTGTAGTACTAAAATTagaattttcaaatttattaATGGGTCATTATAGTTTCActaaaattttattttcttttcactaAGATTTCTACATACTAGCAGGTatgcccgcgcgttgctacgggtcaacaaaatcacaaactatttatttttattttctgtgtaggcaactcatggcgccgtcgaggtcggcatgcgggtgtggtggcgtcggttgtaagacggagtaggagaaatcgtgaaaaaaactgaaggaaaaaaaataacggacagtggcatattggttaTAATTTTCACGAAGTTAATTTACGAcggcgaccgtaccatcaccaccaactccaatttaatatattggtataaatCCACTTTGAATGTGAAATTAGAGTGGAACTGGTGAAATTTTAGTGAAGATCCTctaaaattaataaaaaatattaataaaaATCGGAATTTCAATGATCGAGGAAGGTCCTCACGGGGCTCTGTGTGCCCAGTCTTATAGAATTTCGTTCCCTGAAAATGTGACGAAATCAAAACCCTGTAACCTAACCAGACATATAAAGACTAAACTATCTATGAAACAAAACAATGTACCTCTGTGAACCCCTCCCTCTTGACACCAACAAGACCGAACATGTAATCTTTCAAGAGAGTCAAGATTGTCTTCTACTTGCCTCAATTTAACTATGTATGACATCAATGGGTAGAACGGGGAAGGGGATGTGAATGCAAGGCAATAAGCGTCAAAATGTACACACATGAAAGTCGTATATCTTCTCACCAGAAAGTGTTACCAAGAAAGAATGATGCTTAGTAAAAGATAGTGCTCCTTTAATGTATAATAAGATTATAATGGTGCACGTTGTCGCACATGTCAATTTGCACGATAGAGTGATAGAACTAGCACAAATATATCGGGACATCGAAGATGAAAGTTAAAATTCATTAGTAGTGCAAGAGATGAATATTGTTAATAGATCCATGAGTGATAAATTtgcagagtttttttttatttggttaGTTATGGGGCTACCCTGCTCATTCTAGGTGTGGAAGTAGGCTAGTGTACTGGTCTACATAGTGGGTGGTCTAGATAGAGTAGAAGGGTATTATTGTGCTATTTTTCTACTAATCCAACCATATACAGTGCACTAATTAAATGGATTTTGTGTTTTGTGTGAGATAAAAGCCCAATCGACTATGATTTTTCTATGAAAATATCAACTCATATGACATATGTCCATTACATCCAACAATGACCAAAGGCGCCAAAATCCCAAAACACATGGGCCACAAGTATGGTAACGTAAGAAACGTCTTAGATGACTCAGTTCTAGCGTATCTTTAACCACGTCCGCTAAAAACAAACCGTGGAACTAAAAAGCAGCGGTACCTTATGCGTAACGTTGCACACTCAACCATGTCTTTGGTCATCCAAGCCTGCCGTATGTATCTGATCAGTTGGATCCACTCGCAACAACAATCAAGTGTGTTGAAGAGACGACCTAGAATCAATCTTTGGGCAGAGTTGTGTTTAGAGGGATAAAATATGTTCATTTAAACTTTTCTACTTTTCATATTTTCTGTGTTTCAAGTCTTTTCTTTGTAGTAATTCACGGACGCTTGAGCAACTTATGACGCAGGAGATCAAACCCAAGACATATGACCAGATCCCGGATGTAAACCAACTCTTGCAAGAACACCGGGACCagcccatccatccatccgcAGTCCAACGCCGCACAACCCAAACGGAGCCTCGGGAAATTTCACCGTTTTTGCGGAATCCTCCGCAGAGGCCGACCACGGCGTAGCCGCGTAGTAGACTTGTTGACTCTATATAAACGTCAGCACCGCCACCCACCCTCCGGATCGATCCGCCCCTCGCCCAACCCAAAAGTTGCATGCTTCTCTCCAAGTAGGCAGACGCGCGTgaagaagaggcggcggcggtcgggttTGGGCGTTGCGGCGGCTGTGACCACATGGAGCACGGGCACGGGAGCCTCTTCGCGTCCGCCGTCGGCGTGGGCGTGGgcgtcggcctcggcctcgtgTCGGCCCGGTTGACGGCCTCCCCGAccccaggcggcggcgctggcggcggcggcggcgctgcgggcGCGGAGGTGGAAGCGGAGCTGCGGCGGCTTGTGGTCGACGGGCGCGAGACCGGCGTCACCTTCGACGAGTTCCCGTACTACCTCAGGTCCGTGGGGCTCTCCGCGCAGCTTCTCGAGATTAAAGATCTCCATTAAATTAAAGAAGCAGCGATGTTTCCCCTTCGTTCGATTGGTAGGGGCGGGGAGCGATTAGTATATGACTTGGCTGGTATTTAGTGGGTAGGATCAGACGATTTCTTTATTGTTGGCGTCAATGCAAGTCATGTTATAGGTGTTATTCCGTCAACAGAAATTTTAGAACGCGTTTGGTGAAAAGCAGCTGATCATCACACATGTGTTCCATGGTTTAATTGCAGCGAGGAGACGAAGCTAGCACTCACGAGCGCCGCGTACGCCTACCTGAGCAAGATGAGCTTGCCCAAGCACATCCGGGTCCTTTCCGCAGCCAGCCGAACCATACTGCTCTGCGGCCCCTCAGGTTCGCCTCGAAACAGCACATCCCAACGTTGCTTCTTTGAATCGCCAAAGGTTGTCCCTTTTTACATGTCCCGTCTCTTGTTGCAGAACCATACCTTCAGTCGCTCTCGAAGGCTCTGGCATACCACTTCAACGCTCGCCTGCTGCTCTTAGATGTTCCCCAATTCTCTCGCCGGGTCAGTTTGAAACTACTTAGACAATTGTAATTTTGCGGATGCATTGTTCTAGTTGATTCTAAACTGTTTCACTGAATGCCATTGCAGATCGAACACAAATACGGGAGCGCAAGCAGTAGCCTGGTAGGTTTGTTAAATTccttattattattattagtTTTCATATCCATGTTTGTATGGTATTGCTTCATATTGTGGGGGACAGAGAGCATTCCGAATTTTCAGTGAGTGCATCAGTTGTTGTGTGGACCTGCAATTTTTATCTTTAGTACATTGAGGCCCCTGTACCACGGCCTTCGGCGGCCAGGTTTTTGGCCATTGGTCATTTCTTCCTTCAGGAAACAAAACGTGGAAGTTAAGAAGGGTCGTCCTtaaatgttactccctccgttcctaaattcttgtcatggaTTTAGTTCAACTACTAGGTATATCGTTAGGGTACATTTTGTACCGCATAGGAGCATTTGTTGCATCTACTAGATTGCAAAAGCATCGGATTTCTGATGATTTGCTCTTTGATAAAGGTCCGTAAAAGATCGTTAACTGAGGCAGCTTTGGACAAAGTGTCTGGTCTGGTTGGATCTTTCAACTTTTTCCGCAAGAAAGATGAACCAACAGGTATGAAAATCAACATTTTCAGTTTTTGAGAAACCAAACTAATTTATCGTTTGTAAGCTGGTATTTACGGAAGCTCCACTATGTGCTCTATTTGTTTTGGCATGGTTTATTCCTATCAAACTTGCTATATTCTCCCTTCTGTTATTAACTGCGCATGTGATGCACCACACttgctgcaatttttgtttctgttctgattttgttttgatgaAACACTAATGCAGAATCATTGAATCATGGAAAGAACATTCTGGATTTAAGGACGGGGTAATACATCAACATGAGACTATTAAACTTGAGACaaatattattttgttgaTTCTCTAATCAATATTTTCCCTATTGCTTCTGCAGTAATTGCTGTGCTAGTTACACACCTTCTGTTCGAGTACATGTATCTTTATTACCTGGCGCCCTTGGCCATGACTCAGATTCTTTGGAAGAGTTTGGTGAGTTGTCTGTATTTTAATATTTTCTCATCACTTATGCCACAGTTCACGTGTTTGTTGATCTAAATCCTTCGACCAGCCACAGAAATTCAAACAGTCTCATTAATGCATTATTCGTAAAATTAAAATGTGTTCTCCATATTGATTTATCATTCATCCAACTGTAGTTGGGAAGCTTAAGGCCACCACCTGCTCTATTTATCTATGATCTCTCTATCAACGCTGTGATCTCTTTTGATGGCAATGTACTAGATATCTGTTTTAGATAATGTACTTGATATCTGATAGCATATCTAATGATTATGAAGAATTATTGGCATAACATGCATCTATTTGTCTATAAAACATTGCAATCCAAATCCAGTCCATATatatagaaagaaaaagaaaacttttGCCGTGAATAGTAGAGAAACTTGAATTTGCACTATTCCAAGCtggatttgtatttttttatttcatgaGGCGTGGATGGTTTAAAACTTGGTGAAAAGATAGATGTATTTTCGGTCAATGTTGTCAAGAAAATAGAAATTTTCACTTCATGACATGATTTATAATGATTCTGCTTGCACGAGTTACTTACAATTCCTTTTTTGATGCAGAGTCAGTTACAGAGAGCTGGAATTTAGATGAGAAAATTCTTATACAGTCCCTTTACAAGGTAATTCAGGCATTCAGCTGCCTCATCGATGAAGTGCATTCCTTATGTGATAACTTATGAGCTGATATTATTGATTTTCCTTTTGCAGATCATAATTTCCGTTTCTGAATGCAATCCAGTTATTCTTTACATAAGGGATGTCAACATATTACTTGGTATTTCAGATAGAGCACATTCCATGTTCCAGAAAATGTTGAGCAAATTGTCTGGACAAGTGTTGATAATTGGTTCGCAGTTCCTCGAATCTGATGAAGATAGTTATGATGTTGATGAGGATGTCAGTGCTCTATTCCCGTACATTCTGGAGACTAAGCCCCCCAAAGAGGAGACCCATCTTGCACAATGGAAAACCCAAATGGAAGAAGATACTAAGAAAACCGAGGGCCAAAAAGCTAAAAATATAATTGCAGATGTGCTCTCAGCCAACAGTCTGGAGTGTGATGATTTAAACTCATTTGATCCGGATGACAATTTAACAGCTGTTGGAAGCTACATTGGAGAAATTATGGCCCCAGCAGTCTCTTACCATTTGATGAATAACAAGGACCCTGAATACAGAAACGGAAAGCTCATTATTTCTTCTGAGAGGTTAGCTAATTTATCAAGCTGGTCCATTGCTCTTTCTCCAGCTTTTCTTAACATGATTCTTTGACAGCTTATCTCATGGATTAAGCATTTTCCAAGAGAGCAACCTTGGGAAAGATACTGTGGAACCGAAGGATGACACAAAGAAGGTATCCATATTTCCAACTAGCAATCATCTTTGGCCAGTACTAATTTACTTAGTACGAGTAATTTACATTTTTGCCATCTTAACTTGCAGAGTGCTCCAGACAATGAATTCGAAAAGCTGATCAGACCAACCGTTATACCGGCCAATCAAATAGGAGTGACATTTGA
The Brachypodium distachyon strain Bd21 chromosome 2, Brachypodium_distachyon_v3.0, whole genome shotgun sequence genome window above contains:
- the LOC100836955 gene encoding cell division control protein 48 homolog C — protein: MEHGHGSLFASAVGVGVGVGLGLVSARLTASPTPGGGAGGGGGAAGAEVEAELRRLVVDGRETGVTFDEFPYYLSEETKLALTSAAYAYLSKMSLPKHIRVLSAASRTILLCGPSEPYLQSLSKALAYHFNARLLLLDVPQFSRRIEHKYGSASSSLVRKRSLTEAALDKVSGLVGSFNFFRKKDEPTESLNHGKNILDLRTGNCCASYTPSVRVHVSLLPGALGHDSDSLEEFESVTESWNLDEKILIQSLYKIIISVSECNPVILYIRDVNILLGISDRAHSMFQKMLSKLSGQVLIIGSQFLESDEDSYDVDEDVSALFPYILETKPPKEETHLAQWKTQMEEDTKKTEGQKAKNIIADVLSANSLECDDLNSFDPDDNLTAVGSYIGEIMAPAVSYHLMNNKDPEYRNGKLIISSESLSHGLSIFQESNLGKDTVEPKDDTKKSAPDNEFEKLIRPTVIPANQIGVTFDDIGALADIKESLQELVMLPLQRPELFNGGGLLKPCRGILLFGPPGTGKTMLAKAIANEAGASFLNISMSTILSKWFGEAEKITRALFSLAAKIAPAIVFVDEVDSMLGQRDNPNEHELPRRVKNEFMTHWDGLLSKSTERILVLAATNRPFDLDEAIIRRFEHRIMVGLPTLDSRELILKKLLSKEKVESIDFKELATLTEGYSGSDLKNLCVTAAYRPVRELIQEEQKKKGDKKGNALEVKGEPGANPKNQESVENSESKQGEKGMQGQTGETVALRSLTMDDLRNAKDQVGASLASEGAVMNAIKQWNELYGKGGSRKKEQLTYFL